The following are encoded in a window of Impatiens glandulifera chromosome 5, dImpGla2.1, whole genome shotgun sequence genomic DNA:
- the LOC124938457 gene encoding guanylate kinase 2, chloroplastic/mitochondrial → MLLRRLYTCSLSRFGLNPPSLLRRNSTYPSTIIKPISILQENRPFSSNCRMVHRIPTVESSSNNELNRALEASLGSSFSSDSLAPNPKPLIIVISGPSGVGKDAMIKRLREVKENLHFVVTATSRPMRDGEIDGKDYYFVSKDDFLSMIRKGELLEYAMVYGDYKGIPKQQIREYMANGCDIVLRVDIQGAATLKEILGNSAVFVFLVAESESALVKRLIDRKTETRDTLLVRIATAREEIKHMKHFDYVVVNEEGKLENAVKTVEAIIDAEKARVWKRNCVI, encoded by the coding sequence ATGCTTCTCCGAAGACTCTATACATGTTCTCTTTCAAGGTTTGGTCTCAATCCCCCATCCCTTCTCCGACGAAACTCAACTTATCCATCTACAATCATCAAACCCATATCCATTCTACAAGAAAACAGACCATTCTCCTCAAATTGCAGAATGGTTCATCGTATACCTACAGTAGAGTCTTCCAGTAATAATGAACTTAACAGAGCTCTAGAAGCTTCACTAGGTTCTTCATTCAGTTCTGACTCACTTGctccaaaccctaaacctttgATCATAGTAATCAGCGGTCCAAGTGGAGTAGGCAAAGATGCAATGATCAAAAGGTTAAGAGAAGTGAAAGAAAACCTTCATTTCGTTGTTACTGCAACCAGCAGACCAATGCGAGATGGGGAAATAGATGGAAAAGATTACTACTTTGTTAGTAAAGATGATTTTCTATCAATGATAAGGAAAGGGGAGTTGTTGGAATATGCAATGGTTTACGGTGATTATAAAGGAATTCCTAAGCAGCAGATTAGGGAATATATGGCTAATGGTTGTGATATTGTATTGAGAGTTGATATACAAGGGGCTGCAACTTTGAAGGAGATTCTTGGGAATTCAGCAGTTTTTgtgtttttggttgcagagAGTGAATCTGCGCTTGTGAAGAGGTTGATTGATAGGAAGACTGAGACGAGAGATACATTGTTGGTTAGGATTGCTACGGCTAGGGAGGAGATTAAACATATGAAACATTTTGATTATGTGGTTGTAAATGAAGAGGGGAAGCTTGAGAATGCTGTGAAAACGGTTGAAGCCATTATTGATGCGGAGAAAGCTAGAGTATGGAAGAGGAATTGTGTCATATAG